The Macadamia integrifolia cultivar HAES 741 chromosome 3, SCU_Mint_v3, whole genome shotgun sequence genome segment TTATTGTTGCAGTTCAtgagaaaaggttctctgatTAAGGTTTGATGGGCAAGCCTTAAATCTGTTCAAGGAGAACAGTTTCCTTACTAGAAGCAGAACATGCCTTACCTGAAACTTAATTACCAAAAGGCACTTAAGTTCAAAATATTCACTGAAAATTACCTTCCCCGTGCCACCACCAAGTCATTAAATCATCCAGTCAAGTAAAATTTGCATGGAGTCTTGTATAtcttatttcatatttgaaagGACCCCAGTATTCACCATGAGAGTTTAAATGAATTAATACACACTGTCAGTAACTGACATTAGCAGCAACCAATGGGAAAATACTGACCATACCATGGTCAGGAGGTGTATTTGTGTGTGAAAATGGGCTTCCATGTTGCATATTCCCATCCATATTTCTGATACTCATTGAATATGGAGGTCATTTTACCCTAGATAAACCTACGAAAACCAAACCATGCCATAATGCCAACTTTAAGTTTAGAGTCAATCACATTAGACTAGTTTGTAGTTTCAAGAACGCAAATGATTCTTTAAGGCACAAAGTTTACATTATCATGGCTAAATTAACAAGTATTAATCCTTTCAGAACCTATTACCAAGGGGATACACACTCCAACATATCAGCCTGCTGATTgaagtaacaatagatattgcTCGAATCTATTACTGCCATCTTGCTTCTCATACTGTTTACCCTTTTTAATTTCCTCTGACTGAGCTTGTTTCCAATACTGATAGTTAATTGACTAAATTTTCTCCTAAAAGTGGTTTTATTTTCTAAGCCGGCCTCTGAAAAATTGAAGTTGAAGAGGTTTGGGATTGTGATATATTTTAGGAAGTCGAGCCTCCGAAAATCACCTTGTCATTTGCTTAAAATGAGTTGAGTAGTTCAATGATAGTCCTGAACCAGCAGTCAGCCTTAAactgtacattttttttcttcttatttttaaatTCTCTGAAGGGTAAAAGATTGAAAACTTGGCTAATTCTGTGGgtgtattttattttcatttgagAAAGATTTAATTGATTAGActaaagagaaggagaaaatcgAAAGGCAAATCCGGTAATGTGAACAATTGCTTAGAATCTAGAAGTTTATCTAGAATAGATTTAGTGTGATGTCAAACTTGGTTTCTACTGTTTTCTGTTCTTACAtcacttctcttttcttgttggatACCAGGATCTCTTAGAGGATCCTGCTACCATAGGTGCAATAGATGAAGAGACGGAATTCAATGCTTTAGTGGTATGTGACTACTTCCCTCTCGACTTGCAGATAACAGTTATCACTCAACTGGACTCTGGATAACTTCTCTTCCGTTATATACTATTATTTATGCTTTCTACAGGAGGAAGAGTCTGCTCTTTTTGAATCGTTGTTGGGAGAAAGATGACCAAGTTCTTAGTGTTCACCACAAAGTGGCATTGTCGGGCCATATCTGACCAGCTGTTGGTGTTAACGGAAAAGCTTTGTGCTTATACTGATTCTGTTCACATAACTAGTGCCAAGACATAGCAGTTTACAACTTCACATTGCGAGTGCCAAACACAGCATCTTGGCTACATGTATATAATATCTTGTGTACTAGTTCAACCAGGTTGAGGCTTTGTATGAATTTATCGATTTAATTTTTACTAATAGGTACTTTCAAGTGTCTAAATTTTCAAGTTATTGTCAGCTTTCTGTGGCTCGACCTCCATTTCAATTATGTTCCatgtcatttcatttcattgcaTTGCTGTGCTATTTCTGTTTATGATTTCACAACTTCCACCACCATTTCTATTGATGTTGCAATGAACTTCCCAAGTAACTCTGGAGTACACACCACTGTACAACCCACAAGGGGGTCCATTCGGTCTCATAAACGATAAACACAACAATCTGTGCTCAGTGGGAACAGGCCACGCTGAGCCcaacagttaaaaaaaataatttctgcTATCTGGGTTGCAAGAACCTTCCTGTTACCGGGGTAATAGCTAAAGTAATGGAATAATTTAGGAATAATTTACTTCTCTTTGaattcacaaataccctcttaggtttttgtattttttaaagttttatttCTTTGAATACGAGCCCTGCTAGCAGCAAAATTTCATCAGATAGTTGATCTTCTGGCAAGTTCCGAGATAAAAGCTCTCAAGTAGACGGTCAAAACGGGGGCAAAAGCTCTTCTTTACTAGTTATGAGAGGCAATCCCACAATAAAGCGGGACTGAGGAGTATTAAAAGAGTGGCTTTCTTTTTGAAgtattttctttacttttggGAGTATTTTTCGTTTTTGAGGGGTGGTCAATTTAAGAGCCAAGGGACCACAAGAAACTCCGGAGCAAGAAGTGGCACAGATAGCACACACTGCTCAAATTTATGATACTGAACACATATGGATGTATTCAGTAACCTAAATGGATCTTTTTCTTGGTTCATAAAAAATTAGATGGCTAAGCAACTCTCATTTGCTCTCAAGCAGTGTGTGAACTCAAAGTTCACTCCATTGGCCAAGATGGTTCATGCCCATGCTCTTAAACTAGGCAATCTATCAGACGTACATCTGTGCACGCATGTACTGAATGCTTACTGCAGGTGTGCGGTTATGCTTGATGCATGCCAACTGTTCGACGAAATCTCTGTTGAGGATGAGCAACACCTATTGTTGGATGTTGTATGCTGGAATTCAATTATATCCGGCTGTGTTCAGAATAGAATGGAGGAAGAGGCCTTCTGCCGTTTCAAACACATGCAGTTCTACCATTCTCGTTATAGCAGCAGCGGTAATTTGGAGGACTTGCGTCCTGACTCCTATACACTCTCAAGTCTATTGTCCTCCAATTACTGTCTACAGAGAAGCATCAGCCCTGGTGAACAGCTTCATGGATATGCCATCAAGACTGCCATTCTCTCGAGCCTTTCTGTAGGGAATGCTCTGATAACCCTGTATGCCAGATGGGTTAGGCTTAAAGAATCAAGGCTGGTTTTCAAATCTATGCCAGAGCTAAATATTGTATCATGGACTGCATTGGTATCAGGCCATGCTCAACTGGAAGGTCAAGAAGAAGAGGCTCTTAGGATGTTTGTTATTATGATGAGAGAAGGGGAGCAGCAGCCAAATCAATTCACACTTGCCTCAATTTTCAGTGCATGTGCAAGATTGGCTTCCCTCTCTCAGGGGGTGCCATTTATCGCAGTTGCCCTGAAGTTGGGCCTTCTTTCTGACATCCATATCCAGAATTCACTTGTAGGGTTCAACTCAGAGTGTGGATCCATGGAAGAAGCTGAGGCTGTATTCAATGGCATAACTAATCCTGATCTTGTATCTTGGAACTCTCTCCTTAAAGGTTACTCCCACCAAGGGACAGCTGAAAAAGCACTCAAAGTTTTTAAGGAGATGAGCATGAGAGGTGCGATCCCAGACACTATCACTTTCCTCTCCGTCCTGTCTGCATGCAGCCACACAGGGATGGTGTCAGTAGGTCTAAGCCTCTTCAGAAGCATGAAGGAAGACTATGGGATTGAGCCAGAGGCAGAGCATGTTTCTTGCATTGTTGACCTGTTGGGACGTGCTGGTCAGCTTCAACATGCAGAAGAGCTTATCAGGGGTAACCAACAAAAACTTGGTCCTTCAGTGTGGCGTACACTGCTTGGAGCCTGCCGATTACATGGCCAGGAAGAACTCGCAGAATTAGCTGCGTCAAGACTTCTTGAGTTGGAACCCTGTGATACAGAAGCTCACATTGTGCTCTCCCACATCTATGCAGCAAGCGGGAGGTGGGATATGGTGGCAAAACTTAGATGCTCACTTAAGGAGAAAGGAATGGTAAAGGAGCCCGGCAACAGCTGGATTGAGTTTGGGAACCAGGTGCATTCCTTTATGGCAGCAGACTCGAGCCATCCACAGATAGATGTCATTTACAATACACTCTTGCTGCTTACTAACCATACCAAAGAGCAGATTATTGAGGTTCCACTACAGGAACCGTGAAATTAGAAAGAGTAACAGGTAATTTCAAAGTTCTGAACTATGACAAATGTGCAAAACTGGATCTGCAAAGGTGATGGCATGAGCAATGTTGGTTCTCTTTCTAAAACTTGTAATTACATGATAAgttcctctataaatagatgCTTATCAATTCAAACATGAACAGTTGATCTACTACAAGAATTCCAACGACAAGTTACTTTTGTTGGTGGAGGTGCTGAGCAATCCAAATAAGATAATCATGGGCTGTTCTACTCATAGGAGAACTCCTCTGGCATGTTACAAAGGGCTCGCATTGTACTGCTGGCTACATCCATCAACTGTAAATATTCATCTGCTCCATCAACAAGACGCTGCACACCCCAGAATAGCAAAGTGAGGAATGTGCCCCAGTAAATGTTTATAATTTCCTTTGATaatcaaaaaaggaaaggaaacagAGACAAAATTCTGCTAGTAATCAGACCATTTGGAAGCAAACAACAATTATACATAGAAAAACTAATTGTAAATAGTGAATGAAAAGGAGAAAGTAATGTGGCTATAGATTGGGGTTTTGCTACTATGGCCGCCTTTTTGAGCAATTTGAACATTTTTTTCAATGACTCAGTTCTAGACCAAGTGTAAATATTTCAGCATCTTGATAGAAACTAAGTCTCATTTTTGTTACACCCGAACTATACCCAATGCCTAAAAAAGATAAATTTAAGATGTTCTGCAACACAAATAAAATAGGCACTGACCTTGTCTGCTTCAGCTAGTCTCTTGCAGATTCTTGCCTTTTGTTCATCTGATATGTCATCTGCTCCCACTACTACCTCGAACAACTGACAGACATACAATCTCAGTCCCAAAAATATTGAAGAAATGTAAGACGAGGGACAAATGGAAGAAAGTTTGGAAGTGCCAGTGAAAACCTGGGAAAGCATCTGAGAAGCTGGATATCCCTCTGCAATTACATTATTGACTTCCTTGTTTGCCAATTCGAATTCACCACTTCTGCATGCTGCAAAGAGAGCCTGAACAACATCCTGAGGGATGACCTGGTAAATCGAGTTTTCAAGAGTCAGGTAGGGGAACAAACACATAATGCCAGAATAAAAGATAAATAGGTCAATCAGGGCTTCAAATTGAAAACCCTATGTTGTTTATTGTAATTTCAAACAAAGCAAAACAACAGTGGTTTATCTTCATTATGACTTGTGACAGATATTAGTTCAGGTGAACTATTTGCACGAGTCCACAATGTCACCAGTGGCTGAAATTTACAGAAAGTGTACAAGCCTGACAGTTGAGTATGCAACTTTATACATTTTGAACAGCCCGATCATATACATAGTTACAGCATAAGAAGATGGGTCTCACAGGTATTCAACAAAAATCAAGTGGTTGTGTAGGTTTTGAGATCTACCATCTGACACTCCTGAATCCTGATACAGATGAAAAGTGAGATTCAGGCTTAACTAGGAATATAGATATAACTGCTGAAACATAGAAGAGACAGTTCTTTATCAGATTGAATATATTAGATGGATTGCAAAGGAACATGGACAGGATTTTAGAACAAAGACAGGGTGACAGTTCAGATTGGGTGGATactgtattttttatttgttagttgatttttttttttttcaaatgtccTGCAATGCTTGCTGGATAATGTCTATATGTCTATCCACAGTCCACACATTTAATTGTGGATCTTGATTAACACAAGGGTAATTTGTATTACTTGAAATGATGAGATTTCTCAAGCTAAAATCAGCTAGCTTTTTAGTGCAATGTAAAAGAACATGCTTTAAACAAGCTCTCGTCCATGGATAAGTATCTGATTCATAGGTACACATGCATATTTCCAGTTTGTTAGATTACCTCCGAAAAGCATTTGAAAAGAATCTAAACACAGAAATAGGAAAAGGCCAAAATAGTGATCCACTAGCATcttctacaacaacaacaacaaagccttacccaacttaatgggatcggctacatggatccgagcaagaacaaagaagagaaaaggaaaaagttacGCGAAGCAAAAGACAAAAACAGTAATAAAGTAGAATACAGCTAGATGAGGTCCGCCGCATGGATCCTAACCCTCCAACCCCCTATATTCAAGGCCATACTAGGGACCAGAACTAAACTGAGCATATATTTCTTCACAAGCtcccctatggtcatttttaGCCTGCCCCAGCATCTTTGACAACTACCAGACTAAATATTTGCAATTATCTGTAACTGTGAGGGAGGGAAAAAGTTAAAGaggaaaggggggaggggagctGAATGTTTCTTGTGCTTACCCCAGAGACATTTATTAGGTCCTTAGCAGAAATCGATGAGCCAAACAAACGAGCAGCTCCCTGTAATAAATCAAAACATTAAAATATTCATGTTCAGTAAGAATGATGAGAACATCAGTCAGATGAAAAGGGATGCTTCTTCACCCCCCCNNNNNNNNNNNNNNNNNNNNaaaaaaaaaaaaaatcaaaataaaaaataaaaataataaataataaataataaaaaaatttaaaatttaaaaataaatataaataaataaataaataaaaagaagaaaaggtagTTCATTAACTGTCATGAAAATCTCAGACAAATATCTCCACTAAAAAACAACAATTCTCCTATACAGCTAGAGTCTTCCACACTTCGAAGTATGACCCAGGAATGAGGAAAGTTTCCTTGCCTCGAGGGTCCATTTTAAGTGCTTGATGTCCCCAAGAGCTCCACACAAATTACATTTTAACAAAGGCCACAGCAAGCACCCCTTTGTGCTCATGGTAGCCTAAGAATACTAGCAATTTGCACAGGAATCAGAAtattaaaaatttgaattttcgataatcaataggaaaaataccATGAATTTTATTTATCCAAATCCTTTCTATCGAAGGAATTAAATAATCATTCATGATTGAATCCAATTTTTTAATTCTTCCACGATAGGGTCCCTTTAAGAAAGNNNNNNNNNNNNNNNNNNNNTTGTATAATCAATGGGTTTATaccattgaagaaaaaaagaaaaatttcagtAAGGAATTTTTAAATCGAAAGCAGCAAAAAGACATCTTAAGAGGCCAAGCACAGTGCCTATTGCAGCATAACAGCACCAAGGCACAACTTGCTTCAACTCTCTGTTCATGAAGAAACACTCTTCAAGAATTATAATTTTCATTGTAACTAATCATAAATACATCCCTCTGAACTAATTCTCATACTCAATATATCCAGACTTTTGCCAAATCCTGAAAGCTCAGTCCGTTACTAACAAGCAAAATGCTTACTGTAGTGCCCTACTATCTTATTTTGGAGAAGGAAACACCAACTCCAATTATTCATTCACAAGCTAGAACTGTTTTATTGCCAATGTACCTCAGCAGACATCCCAACAGATCCAAAATTGAAAGAGAAGCAGAACCCCAGAGAGAATAGGAAAATCAAGATATAGACAGTACATGACTTCGTAAAATATTTAAACTGGTCTTTCTTGTCATATCATTCTACAAAGACTATAAGCCATGCGGTATTATTGCATTATTATACAACGAGAgtgaaaagaataagaaaattcaatcaatgataaaaaattaaaaaataaaagttcttCCTATAACCTGTAAGTATGTTATGGCCCGTCGAAGATCACCTTGAGAGA includes the following:
- the LOC122072857 gene encoding pentatricopeptide repeat-containing protein At2g27610-like gives rise to the protein MAKQLSFALKQCVNSKFTPLAKMVHAHALKLGNLSDVHLCTHVLNAYCRCAVMLDACQLFDEISVEDEQHLLLDVVCWNSIISGCVQNRMEEEAFCRFKHMQFYHSRYSSSGNLEDLRPDSYTLSSLLSSNYCLQRSISPGEQLHGYAIKTAILSSLSVGNALITLYARWVRLKESRLVFKSMPELNIVSWTALVSGHAQLEGQEEEALRMFVIMMREGEQQPNQFTLASIFSACARLASLSQGVPFIAVALKLGLLSDIHIQNSLVGFNSECGSMEEAEAVFNGITNPDLVSWNSLLKGYSHQGTAEKALKVFKEMSMRGAIPDTITFLSVLSACSHTGMVSVGLSLFRSMKEDYGIEPEAEHVSCIVDLLGRAGQLQHAEELIRGNQQKLGPSVWRTLLGACRLHGQEELAELAASRLLELEPCDTEAHIVLSHIYAASGRWDMVAKLRCSLKEKGMVKEPGNSWIEFGNQVHSFMAADSSHPQIDVIYNTLLLLTNHTKEQIIEVPLQEP